Proteins encoded by one window of Paenibacillus sp. DCT19:
- a CDS encoding YlbF family regulator: protein MSVAELNTVDMAQVLTGAYELGDMINQSAEVSDYLYWKQQVETNPEIQAGIRKLDAKKELFEETQRFGHFHPDFHAAKDQVTALELELEGFEAVARFKQAEKALDDMLHQMSETIAYAVSTTIKVPSNDPNPKGGCGSGGKCSCG, encoded by the coding sequence ATGAGCGTAGCGGAACTGAACACGGTCGATATGGCCCAAGTGTTAACGGGCGCATATGAATTAGGCGACATGATTAACCAATCTGCCGAAGTATCGGATTATTTATATTGGAAACAGCAAGTTGAGACGAACCCGGAGATTCAAGCCGGTATACGCAAGCTGGATGCCAAGAAAGAGCTATTCGAGGAAACCCAGCGCTTTGGGCATTTTCATCCAGACTTCCATGCAGCCAAGGATCAGGTTACAGCGTTGGAATTAGAACTAGAGGGTTTCGAGGCGGTAGCACGCTTCAAGCAGGCTGAGAAAGCGCTGGATGACATGCTGCATCAGATGTCAGAGACGATTGCATATGCTGTGTCTACTACGATTAAAGTTCCAAGCAATGATCCGAATCCCAAAGGTGGTTGCGGGAGCGGCGGGAAATGCAGCTGCGGTTAA
- a CDS encoding DNA repair helicase XPB, with protein sequence MEISGACIVQRDFTLLLEVGHPKFEQARSQISVYAELVKTPAGFHTYRMTSLSLWNAAAIGWNVDRIIHSLESISRWTVPVALIQDIRRIVEQYGRLKLQWDQDQENMRLVGDHEQLLNELSTMKTVAAFRMERAAPEEFIVRGEQRGLLKQELTRLGYPVLDYAGYRQGTQFQFDWKQADNDEAFELRSYQQKAIEAFEGSEGMGGSGLLVLPCGAGKTVIGMGVLERLQCECLILTSNTTSVRQWVDELQRKTTITGESIGEYSGQKKQVRPITVATYQILTHRKSKDADFTHIKLLSERKWGLIIYDEVHLLPAPVFRATADIQATRRLGLTATLVREDGCEQDVFSLIGPKLYDMPWKELEHQGWIADVKCQEIRIPLPSDLKSTYLEAEGKHKFRLAAENPAKLDVIRRLLEYHRGLPALVIGQYLDQLETIAREIEAPLISGTMSQQERVKWFAAFRRGEIQTIVVSKVANFAVDLPDAAVALEISGSYGSRQEEAQRLGRILRPKPGDNKAYFYALVSEDSKEQEFALRRQMFLVEQGYEYAVVRERSTPSNAE encoded by the coding sequence ATGGAAATCTCAGGTGCCTGTATTGTCCAGCGAGATTTTACTTTATTACTTGAAGTAGGTCATCCCAAATTTGAACAAGCTAGATCACAGATCAGTGTGTATGCTGAACTCGTTAAAACACCTGCTGGCTTCCATACGTATCGGATGACTTCCTTATCTCTATGGAATGCGGCGGCCATTGGTTGGAATGTGGATCGCATTATCCATAGCCTGGAGTCTATATCCCGTTGGACGGTACCAGTAGCGTTGATACAAGATATTCGGAGAATCGTTGAGCAGTATGGCAGACTGAAGCTGCAGTGGGATCAAGATCAGGAGAATATGCGCCTAGTTGGAGACCATGAGCAGCTGTTGAATGAATTATCCACGATGAAAACAGTTGCGGCCTTTCGAATGGAGCGTGCTGCACCTGAAGAATTCATCGTGCGGGGAGAACAGCGTGGATTGTTGAAACAGGAACTCACACGCTTGGGCTATCCGGTTCTTGATTATGCAGGTTATCGTCAAGGGACACAGTTTCAGTTTGACTGGAAACAGGCAGACAACGATGAAGCGTTTGAGCTACGTTCCTATCAGCAAAAGGCGATAGAAGCATTCGAGGGCAGCGAAGGAATGGGCGGAAGTGGGCTGCTGGTATTACCTTGCGGGGCAGGCAAAACGGTTATTGGCATGGGCGTGTTAGAACGACTGCAATGTGAGTGTCTTATTTTGACCTCGAATACAACATCGGTGCGACAATGGGTTGATGAGCTACAGCGTAAGACAACGATTACGGGAGAATCCATCGGCGAATATTCAGGTCAGAAAAAGCAGGTGAGGCCAATCACTGTGGCTACCTATCAGATTCTAACCCATCGAAAGTCCAAGGATGCTGATTTTACCCATATCAAACTGCTGAGTGAACGGAAATGGGGACTGATCATCTATGATGAGGTTCATCTGCTTCCAGCACCTGTATTCCGAGCAACAGCAGATATTCAAGCGACGCGTAGACTGGGATTGACGGCAACGTTGGTTCGAGAAGACGGCTGTGAACAAGACGTTTTTTCGCTGATTGGCCCAAAATTGTACGACATGCCATGGAAGGAGCTAGAACATCAGGGCTGGATTGCAGATGTGAAATGTCAGGAAATACGGATTCCATTGCCCTCTGATTTAAAATCGACCTATCTGGAAGCCGAAGGGAAGCACAAGTTTCGCCTAGCTGCTGAGAATCCAGCTAAATTAGATGTGATTAGAAGGCTTTTAGAATACCATCGAGGTCTTCCGGCACTTGTCATCGGGCAGTATTTAGATCAACTGGAGACCATTGCCCGGGAAATTGAGGCACCTCTCATATCTGGTACAATGTCACAGCAAGAACGAGTGAAATGGTTTGCTGCATTCCGGCGCGGGGAAATTCAAACGATTGTGGTCTCTAAGGTAGCGAACTTCGCTGTTGATCTGCCTGATGCGGCTGTTGCTTTGGAAATATCGGGTAGTTACGGTTCAAGGCAAGAAGAAGCACAACGTTTGGGACGAATTCTAAGACCTAAGCCAGGAGATAATAAAGCTTATTTTTATGCGCTTGTATCCGAGGATAGCAAAGAACAAGAGTTTGCGTTACGACGTCAGATGTTTCTGGTGGAACAGGGTTATGAATATGCGGTTGTTCGTGAAAGGAGTACACCATCCAATGCGGAATAA
- a CDS encoding M20 family metallopeptidase gives MTNNIWWDDLQIHMVEWRRHLHRNPEVSFQEEKTSSFVADMLESFGVEVKRHVGGHGIIGTIRGDQPGPVVMLRADMDALPIQDEKDVEYASRKDGAMHACGHDGHVSILLGTALYFSRNKAAIKGEIRFLFQPAEELLPGGAVQVIADGALDGVDVIYGIHLWTPLPVGVAASTAGPMMAAADDFYIEITGKGGHGGMPQSTVDSLVAGSALVMQLQTVVSRSVDPLRPAVLTIGTMQAGAAQNVIAESCKMSGTVRTFDEETRSGMKERIHTMVAQTGAAYGAKTDIKYIMGYPPVVNDERETERFFQEAVQVFGAQNVQASPMIMPAEDFAYYLQQIPGCFMFVGAGNPDKGAIYPHHHPKFDFDEDAMQHAVKLFIAMATGYTAEL, from the coding sequence ATGACAAATAATATATGGTGGGATGATCTGCAAATCCATATGGTGGAGTGGCGCCGTCATCTTCATCGCAATCCTGAAGTTTCCTTTCAAGAGGAGAAGACCTCATCATTTGTAGCAGATATGTTAGAGAGCTTTGGCGTGGAAGTGAAGCGTCATGTGGGAGGGCATGGAATTATCGGGACGATCCGAGGGGATCAGCCAGGCCCTGTGGTTATGCTTCGAGCTGATATGGACGCTTTACCTATCCAAGATGAGAAGGATGTAGAATATGCTTCTAGAAAAGATGGAGCCATGCACGCATGTGGTCATGATGGACACGTTTCTATTTTGCTAGGAACAGCATTGTATTTCAGTCGTAATAAGGCAGCAATCAAAGGGGAGATTCGGTTTTTGTTCCAACCTGCAGAAGAGTTACTGCCTGGCGGAGCTGTTCAAGTTATTGCTGACGGTGCTCTCGATGGAGTAGATGTCATCTATGGTATTCATCTATGGACTCCTCTACCTGTAGGTGTTGCAGCGAGTACAGCGGGACCGATGATGGCCGCGGCGGATGATTTCTATATTGAGATCACAGGCAAAGGCGGTCATGGCGGCATGCCGCAGTCAACCGTTGACAGTTTGGTGGCAGGCTCAGCTCTAGTGATGCAATTACAGACGGTGGTTAGTCGTTCCGTTGATCCATTGCGTCCGGCAGTGCTGACGATTGGCACAATGCAAGCTGGAGCTGCACAGAACGTTATTGCGGAATCATGTAAAATGAGCGGCACGGTAAGAACGTTTGATGAAGAGACCCGATCGGGAATGAAAGAACGCATCCACACCATGGTGGCTCAGACGGGAGCAGCCTATGGCGCTAAGACGGATATTAAATATATTATGGGTTACCCGCCAGTCGTCAATGATGAACGGGAAACAGAGCGGTTCTTCCAAGAAGCGGTGCAAGTGTTTGGCGCACAAAATGTGCAAGCTTCACCGATGATCATGCCTGCAGAGGATTTTGCTTATTATTTACAACAGATTCCTGGCTGCTTTATGTTTGTTGGTGCAGGCAATCCAGATAAAGGCGCAATCTACCCGCACCATCATCCGAAGTTTGACTTTGATGAAGATGCGATGCAGCATGCAGTTAAGCTGTTTATTGCTATGGCGACAGGCTATACGGCTGAATTATAG
- a CDS encoding YugN family protein has translation MIFENTGLDGLKSDLAYLDESAEKVGFVRWQWEYYRATYDYKIEDELTKSEYFVRINTRVLDGKLEKPDSVLSVEAVYLGKATFPHGLDYDSTVPQPVVKLAAQKLQQLKELLEA, from the coding sequence ATGATATTTGAGAATACAGGCTTAGATGGCTTGAAAAGCGACTTGGCATACCTGGATGAGAGCGCCGAGAAAGTCGGATTTGTCCGGTGGCAATGGGAGTATTACCGTGCTACATATGACTACAAAATTGAAGATGAACTAACTAAATCGGAATACTTTGTACGTATTAATACCCGTGTGTTGGATGGCAAGCTTGAAAAACCAGATTCTGTTCTTTCCGTAGAAGCAGTCTATCTTGGAAAAGCGACCTTCCCGCATGGTCTGGATTATGACTCTACCGTTCCACAGCCAGTCGTGAAGCTGGCCGCACAAAAATTACAGCAGCTCAAAGAACTGCTGGAAGCTTAG
- the ftsW gene encoding putative lipid II flippase FtsW: MKQQTAQTKTKRGTPDFQLLILTLLLVGFGLVMVFSSSSSIAIASERFNNDPLFFTKKQLMWALIGVVGMFFAMNIRFNKYKKLYAPFFLFTTVMLLLVLISGKVLNGARSWIHIFGFSVQPAEFAKIAIILYLAALITKKGERFRDLKTGYFPVLIIVGFIAGLIMLQPDFGTCFILVSTCGLVIYAGGASMKHIMGSILLVVLGGALAFGANALFSSMSSPDDATSTITEAKANYKIGRIQAFLNPLSDPTDGSLNLYRSLVAIGDGGITGSGVGQGTIKLHYLPNAYNDFIFSVIGEELGFLGSTLFLLVYLYFIWRGIIVSLRCPDPFGTLVGIGIMGLIAIQAFINIGGVTQTIPVTGVTLPFISYGGTSLFVMMVAMGIVLSISRTNNLDVIKEEKTKSVTVQTRTSPALRSREAIRRIR; this comes from the coding sequence ATGAAACAACAAACGGCCCAAACGAAAACGAAGAGAGGCACGCCGGATTTCCAACTGCTAATCCTCACTTTATTGTTGGTGGGCTTTGGACTGGTGATGGTATTCAGCTCCAGTTCCAGCATTGCAATTGCAAGCGAACGCTTTAACAATGATCCCCTGTTCTTCACGAAAAAACAACTTATGTGGGCGCTCATTGGTGTAGTTGGTATGTTCTTTGCTATGAATATTCGCTTTAACAAGTACAAGAAGCTGTATGCACCTTTTTTTCTCTTCACGACCGTCATGTTACTGCTTGTTCTCATTTCTGGTAAGGTGCTCAACGGTGCTCGAAGCTGGATTCATATTTTTGGTTTTAGTGTTCAACCAGCCGAATTCGCCAAAATCGCCATTATTTTGTATCTCGCTGCGCTAATCACTAAGAAAGGCGAACGCTTCAGAGATCTTAAAACTGGTTATTTTCCTGTCCTTATCATTGTAGGCTTCATTGCCGGACTTATCATGCTGCAGCCTGACTTCGGTACGTGCTTTATTCTGGTCTCCACATGTGGTTTGGTCATCTATGCAGGCGGGGCGAGCATGAAGCATATTATGGGTTCAATTCTGCTCGTTGTGCTAGGAGGCGCGCTGGCTTTTGGAGCCAATGCCTTGTTCTCCTCCATGTCTTCTCCGGACGATGCGACAAGTACAATAACCGAAGCAAAGGCGAACTATAAAATCGGACGGATTCAGGCATTCCTTAACCCGCTCTCTGACCCTACGGATGGAAGCCTTAACCTTTATCGCTCCCTTGTAGCGATTGGAGATGGCGGAATTACGGGTTCAGGAGTTGGACAAGGTACGATTAAACTACATTACCTGCCCAATGCATATAACGATTTTATCTTCTCCGTCATCGGTGAAGAGCTTGGATTCTTAGGAAGTACCTTGTTCCTACTTGTTTATCTCTACTTTATCTGGCGAGGCATCATTGTGTCTCTCCGCTGTCCCGATCCTTTTGGTACTTTGGTCGGCATTGGGATTATGGGACTTATCGCCATCCAAGCATTTATTAACATCGGCGGTGTTACTCAGACCATACCGGTAACAGGGGTCACGCTTCCGTTTATCAGCTATGGAGGTACGTCACTTTTCGTTATGATGGTCGCCATGGGCATCGTGCTCAGTATTTCACGCACCAATAATCTGGACGTCATCAAGGAAGAGAAAACGAAATCGGTTACCGTACAGACTCGTACCTCTCCTGCCCTCCGTTCAAGAGAAGCGATCCGTCGTATTCGATAA
- a CDS encoding Asp23/Gls24 family envelope stress response protein: MAEQLQLDGGNIRIADDVVAKIAGMAALETPGIAAMSGGLSEGWAKRLSGKNVQKGVGVEVGQLETAIDLRIIVLYETPIHEVSRMLQQNVREAVETMTGLRVVEVNVKVEGVSFKGDDV, from the coding sequence ATGGCAGAACAACTTCAACTAGATGGCGGTAACATCCGGATTGCTGACGACGTGGTGGCGAAAATTGCCGGAATGGCTGCGCTTGAGACACCGGGGATTGCCGCAATGTCTGGAGGATTGTCAGAGGGCTGGGCCAAACGTCTCAGCGGTAAAAACGTACAGAAAGGCGTGGGCGTTGAGGTCGGCCAGCTGGAAACAGCCATTGATCTGCGCATCATCGTCCTGTACGAGACACCGATTCATGAAGTTTCCCGCATGCTTCAACAGAATGTGAGAGAAGCGGTTGAGACCATGACGGGATTACGAGTTGTCGAAGTTAATGTGAAGGTAGAAGGTGTATCTTTCAAAGGCGACGACGTATAA